A DNA window from uncultured Methanoregula sp. contains the following coding sequences:
- a CDS encoding glycosyltransferase family 39 protein translates to MAKKREDQSKGKNTGGDREVDLDGGYISPIRELRDITMQNIQSVLVKSRYMQLLLSLTIVGLILRFFNLGYNSLWLDEASTNTFAVMSIPGIWQATMGGEFNPPLFYWIEHCMLVFGNNEFVLRFVPAIFGVLTIPLVYYVGKEFMDRNVGIIAAAAAAFSPFLIFYSQEARAYSMMFFFVAFSMVFYFRALKENGIKDWALFGLLSALAFWSHFYALVIIGALVLYALVDQILKYAKDIKKIVPMVIGWAVFAVVCLPLILITIQLFSSRTSTAPSFGVQGFGLIIATFQQIAGFSDIAMYLLLILFIIGIVQAFVLDKKKGFFLVLLTILTFAISYLLSFKMPMVPRYLIFFSIIFFIGIAVSYKSVLKIANTRWVVYGFMALFIVLSAPVLAEYYSGFSKDDWRGFSTQLQQVTNPGDFVVAVPGDILQPLNYYYSNSTDQTFKYGAYTGKELERISSLKANNTIYYVVTGDIGSANPEGDALAWLKEHSKPLSQRTGIYLFRSA, encoded by the coding sequence ATGGCGAAGAAACGGGAGGATCAAAGCAAAGGGAAGAATACCGGCGGGGATCGCGAAGTTGATCTTGATGGGGGTTACATCTCTCCGATCCGGGAGCTGCGGGATATCACGATGCAGAATATCCAAAGCGTGCTGGTGAAAAGCCGTTACATGCAGCTACTTCTCTCGCTCACCATTGTCGGACTGATCCTCCGTTTCTTCAACCTGGGCTACAACTCCCTCTGGCTCGATGAAGCTTCCACCAATACCTTCGCTGTAATGTCGATCCCCGGGATCTGGCAGGCGACCATGGGAGGGGAGTTCAATCCCCCCCTCTTCTACTGGATCGAACACTGCATGCTCGTCTTCGGCAACAATGAGTTTGTCCTCCGGTTTGTCCCGGCCATATTCGGTGTCCTGACTATCCCTCTTGTTTACTATGTCGGAAAGGAATTCATGGACCGCAATGTCGGGATCATCGCTGCAGCTGCCGCAGCCTTCTCCCCGTTCCTGATCTTCTATTCCCAGGAAGCCCGGGCCTACTCGATGATGTTCTTCTTTGTGGCTTTTTCCATGGTCTTCTATTTCAGGGCCTTAAAGGAAAACGGCATAAAAGACTGGGCACTCTTCGGTCTCCTTTCAGCACTCGCATTCTGGTCCCATTTCTATGCGCTGGTCATCATCGGGGCACTTGTCCTGTACGCGCTCGTTGACCAGATCCTGAAATATGCAAAAGACATCAAAAAGATCGTCCCCATGGTCATTGGCTGGGCCGTGTTTGCTGTTGTCTGCCTGCCGCTGATCCTCATCACCATCCAGCTTTTCAGTTCGCGGACATCAACCGCACCTTCGTTTGGTGTACAGGGGTTTGGTCTCATCATTGCAACCTTCCAGCAGATTGCCGGTTTTTCCGATATCGCAATGTACCTTCTTCTCATCCTGTTCATCATCGGGATTGTGCAGGCATTCGTTCTTGACAAAAAGAAGGGTTTTTTCCTGGTCCTCCTCACGATTCTCACGTTTGCGATCAGTTACCTTCTCTCGTTCAAGATGCCCATGGTGCCCCGGTACCTGATATTCTTCAGTATCATCTTTTTCATCGGGATTGCAGTATCGTACAAATCAGTCCTGAAGATCGCCAATACCCGCTGGGTCGTATATGGGTTTATGGCCCTGTTCATTGTTCTCAGTGCACCTGTTCTTGCGGAATATTACTCAGGTTTTTCCAAGGATGACTGGAGAGGGTTCTCCACCCAGCTCCAGCAGGTGACAAATCCGGGGGATTTTGTTGTCGCCGTACCAGGGGATATCCTGCAGCCGCTCAACTATTACTACTCCAACAGCACTGACCAGACGTTCAAATACGGGGCATACACGGGAAAGGAACTCGAACGCATCTCGTCGTTGAAAGCAAACAATACTATCTATTACGTCGTCACCGGTGACATTGGATCCGCTAACCCGGAAGGAGATGCACTTGCATGGTTAAAAGAACATTCAAAGCCCCTATCCCAGCGTACCGGTATCTATCTCTTCAGGTCTGCATAG
- a CDS encoding glycosyltransferase family 2 protein: MYDLSVIIPTFNEEENIPRIINEVDTVFKKSGLNGEILVVDDNSKDRTIALVREIHETKPHVNVLVRTSDHGLSQSVADGFVHASSDILVVIDADLSHPPALIPQMYEEIRAGNDVVIGSRYMAGGGIKDWPLKRRMISLGATFLGRLLFPDIKDPVSGFFAIRKQVVAHATLKPKGYKILLEVLGKGTWENDKEIPFEFVDREIGSSKLRLKTITEYAGQVADITLYSFIHHESAAWREWKKVFKFGIVGISGIVVNLGILQLMLMAGISGYIALFIAIVVAILNNFIWNDLWTFRSSPQRATTSIWQRLQLFYTVSAGGSIINYCIALGLTQFLGMSLILSDTLGIFVGFAWNFLVNRRLTWGRR, from the coding sequence ATGTATGATCTCTCAGTAATCATCCCAACATTCAATGAAGAGGAAAATATTCCCCGCATCATAAATGAAGTGGATACGGTTTTTAAAAAGAGCGGTCTTAATGGGGAAATCCTCGTTGTCGATGACAATTCAAAGGACCGGACAATTGCCCTTGTCCGGGAGATTCATGAGACAAAACCGCACGTGAATGTCCTTGTCCGCACATCGGATCACGGGCTCTCACAATCCGTTGCCGACGGGTTTGTCCATGCATCGTCAGATATCCTTGTGGTCATCGATGCAGATCTCTCCCACCCGCCGGCGCTCATTCCTCAGATGTACGAAGAGATCCGGGCAGGAAACGATGTTGTCATCGGGAGCAGGTATATGGCTGGCGGGGGGATCAAAGACTGGCCCCTCAAGCGAAGGATGATCTCCCTCGGGGCTACCTTCCTTGGCCGGCTGCTCTTCCCGGACATCAAGGATCCGGTGAGCGGGTTTTTTGCCATCAGGAAACAGGTGGTTGCCCACGCGACCCTGAAGCCGAAAGGCTATAAGATTCTTCTCGAAGTGCTCGGGAAAGGCACCTGGGAGAACGACAAGGAGATCCCGTTCGAATTCGTTGACCGGGAGATTGGGTCAAGCAAGCTCAGACTCAAGACAATTACCGAATATGCCGGGCAGGTTGCCGATATCACGCTCTATTCGTTCATCCATCATGAGAGTGCAGCATGGCGGGAGTGGAAGAAAGTCTTCAAGTTCGGGATTGTAGGAATCTCAGGAATCGTTGTCAACCTCGGGATTCTTCAGCTGATGCTGATGGCAGGAATTTCTGGATACATAGCTCTCTTTATTGCTATTGTCGTTGCCATCCTGAATAATTTCATCTGGAACGATCTCTGGACTTTCAGGTCATCCCCTCAGAGAGCAACTACCAGTATCTGGCAGCGCCTTCAGCTGTTCTATACGGTATCTGCCGGCGGGTCGATCATCAACTATTGTATTGCCCTGGGTCTGACCCAGTTCCTGGGGATGAGTCTCATCCTTTCAGATACTCTTGGCATCTTCGTTGGCTTTGCCTGGAACTTCCTTGTCAACCGCAGGCTTACTTGGGGTCGTCGGTAA
- the wecB gene encoding UDP-N-acetylglucosamine 2-epimerase (non-hydrolyzing), translated as MKFALAAGTRPEFIQVEPVIRELKSRGLDYIFIHSGQHYDYEMDKIFFDEMHMPSPSHYLGVGSKLPGEQIGEMLVKSEAILREEKPDMLLVTGDTNTALAVALAANKSKIKVGHFEAGMRSFDRSLPEEVNRVIIDNFSDILFSPTLRGMNNLRSNGISENIHLVGDVMLDSISFYQKLIRTRPRITEELSLREGQYYLLTLHREANTDDRKRLANILSAISEIPLPVIFPIHPRTRQRIKDFDLSLPENVVTIPPQGYFEFLRLMSHSGKFLTDSGGAQKQAYFLSKPCITLRPNTEWMETVETGWNILVDDDKEKIIDAASNFSPSGAPDLSLFGNGESSRKMIDLAVAHL; from the coding sequence ATGAAATTTGCGCTTGCAGCAGGAACAAGACCAGAATTTATCCAGGTAGAACCGGTTATCCGTGAACTGAAAAGTCGTGGACTGGATTATATCTTCATCCATTCCGGCCAGCATTACGATTATGAAATGGATAAAATTTTTTTCGATGAGATGCATATGCCCAGTCCCTCCCACTATCTGGGAGTGGGATCCAAGCTGCCCGGTGAACAGATCGGGGAAATGCTCGTCAAATCCGAGGCAATCCTCCGGGAAGAGAAACCGGATATGCTGCTGGTTACAGGCGATACCAACACCGCTCTTGCCGTGGCACTTGCAGCAAACAAATCAAAAATAAAGGTCGGTCATTTTGAAGCGGGAATGAGGAGTTTTGATCGCTCCCTCCCGGAAGAGGTCAACCGGGTTATCATCGATAATTTTTCCGATATCCTCTTCTCGCCAACACTGCGGGGAATGAATAACCTCCGCAGTAATGGTATCAGTGAGAATATCCACCTCGTCGGGGATGTGATGCTTGATTCCATCTCCTTTTACCAGAAACTCATCAGGACAAGACCCCGGATTACTGAAGAATTATCATTGCGGGAAGGACAGTACTATCTCCTGACTCTTCACCGTGAAGCGAATACTGATGACAGGAAACGTCTTGCAAACATTCTTAGTGCCATATCGGAAATACCGCTGCCCGTCATTTTCCCCATCCATCCGAGAACCCGGCAGAGGATTAAGGATTTCGATCTGTCCCTCCCGGAAAATGTAGTAACAATCCCCCCTCAGGGATATTTTGAGTTTCTCCGGCTCATGTCCCATTCAGGAAAATTCCTGACAGATTCCGGTGGAGCCCAGAAACAGGCATATTTCCTCTCAAAGCCCTGTATCACTCTTCGACCGAACACTGAATGGATGGAGACGGTTGAGACCGGCTGGAACATCCTTGTTGACGATGATAAGGAGAAGATAATCGATGCCGCATCTAACTTTAGTCCCTCCGGAGCTCCCGACTTATCTCTGTTCGGGAACGGGGAAAGTTCGCGTAAAATGATCGACCTTGCCGTTGCTCATCTCTAG
- a CDS encoding GDP-mannose 4,6-dehydratase, producing the protein MQKETVLITGGAGFIGSNLTEFLLKNGHRVIVLDDLSRSTTDNIRACYNHSPNFYFVNGSVMDFDLVDRLVNNVDMVFHLAAQVHWEESIDNPVPSFEVHTRGTQNVLEAVRRGMARSDPLKLMLYASSSEVYGTGQYMPMDENHPFNPQSPYAAGKAAADRLCSSYHHVYNLPIIILRQFNTYGPNQRMKGYSAVIPKFVSQVVNNGPPTVYGSGEQTKDFHYIDDLISAYELIINKWQELDMFGTAINFGTGKETSVNDLARIIIDTVADETGRDLSEMKPIHLPKRPGEVMRFAADISLAKKTLGFTPKTDIRDGIAKYVRWYIKECSSS; encoded by the coding sequence ATGCAAAAAGAGACAGTTTTAATCACTGGCGGGGCAGGATTTATCGGGAGTAACTTAACAGAGTTCCTCCTTAAAAACGGACACCGGGTAATCGTTCTCGATGACCTGTCCAGAAGCACGACGGATAATATCCGGGCCTGTTACAACCATTCCCCCAATTTTTATTTTGTCAACGGGTCCGTGATGGATTTTGACCTGGTGGACAGGCTTGTGAATAATGTCGATATGGTGTTCCACCTTGCGGCACAGGTGCACTGGGAAGAATCGATCGACAACCCAGTTCCCAGTTTTGAGGTGCATACCCGCGGCACCCAGAACGTCCTTGAGGCAGTCCGCAGAGGCATGGCCAGGAGCGACCCACTCAAGCTCATGCTGTATGCCTCTTCTTCTGAAGTTTACGGAACCGGGCAGTACATGCCCATGGACGAGAACCACCCATTCAACCCCCAGTCACCGTATGCAGCAGGAAAAGCTGCCGCAGACAGGCTCTGTTCATCGTACCACCATGTGTACAATCTTCCCATCATTATCCTGAGACAGTTCAATACATATGGGCCAAACCAGAGAATGAAAGGCTATTCTGCGGTCATCCCAAAATTTGTCTCCCAAGTCGTGAATAATGGTCCGCCAACAGTATATGGCAGCGGCGAACAGACCAAGGATTTTCATTATATCGACGATCTCATCTCCGCGTACGAACTCATCATCAACAAATGGCAAGAGCTTGACATGTTCGGTACTGCGATCAATTTCGGAACCGGCAAGGAGACCAGTGTCAATGACCTTGCCAGGATCATCATAGACACCGTTGCTGACGAGACAGGACGGGATCTTTCAGAAATGAAACCCATTCACCTTCCCAAACGGCCGGGAGAAGTTATGCGATTCGCCGCTGATATCTCGCTCGCCAAGAAGACCCTCGGGTTCACTCCGAAAACTGATATCAGGGATGGAATTGCAAAATACGTCCGCTGGTATATCAAAGAATGCTCTTCTTCATAA
- a CDS encoding glycosyltransferase family 2 protein produces the protein MISIIIPLFNEAENASLYPERLFPVAGPIIARYGESCEYILVDDGSKDNTLEVLHKLESREMNVVVVPHGVNKGMGVAVRTGLARCRGNIVIMMDSDLTYRPEDIEKLLIAYRQTGADCISASPYHGDLAVEIASPFRLFISKSVNFLYRVMLQDDLTCVSGIFRLYKKGALDELTLESNNFEICAEIIAKLILNKKTVHEIGVPVHTREFGVSKLNVKKEIINNLRILSKIFRAKYLGRKWQ, from the coding sequence ATGATTTCTATAATTATTCCACTCTTTAACGAGGCGGAAAATGCCAGTCTTTACCCGGAACGGCTCTTTCCCGTTGCCGGACCGATCATAGCGCGGTATGGTGAGAGCTGCGAATATATTCTCGTGGATGATGGAAGCAAAGACAACACTCTTGAAGTACTCCACAAACTCGAAAGCCGGGAAATGAATGTAGTAGTTGTGCCCCATGGCGTGAACAAGGGAATGGGTGTGGCGGTGAGGACCGGTCTTGCCCGGTGCAGGGGAAACATCGTCATCATGATGGATTCGGATCTGACATACCGGCCCGAAGACATTGAGAAACTCCTGATTGCATACCGGCAGACTGGTGCTGATTGTATCTCCGCATCTCCCTATCATGGCGATCTGGCTGTCGAGATCGCTTCCCCGTTCCGGCTTTTCATCAGCAAATCCGTCAACTTCCTCTACCGGGTGATGCTGCAGGACGATCTTACCTGCGTGAGCGGTATCTTCCGGTTGTATAAAAAAGGGGCCCTCGATGAACTGACCCTGGAGAGCAACAACTTCGAAATCTGTGCCGAGATCATTGCAAAGCTTATCCTGAACAAGAAGACCGTACACGAAATCGGGGTGCCGGTCCATACACGGGAATTCGGGGTATCTAAGCTGAATGTGAAAAAGGAGATTATCAACAATCTGCGGATCCTTTCCAAGATCTTCCGGGCCAAGTACCTCGGACGGAAATGGCAGTGA
- a CDS encoding lysylphosphatidylglycerol synthase transmembrane domain-containing protein yields the protein MEPAKNNRRILQAVLLVIGLLILGYVIYRSGIIENYQVLFKVNIPLLLFALLLSLGTVAWRIYRWKFLSQKYNTTISWHDATLVSVASLFYANITPGKVGDLYKAYYMQKRYSMNFFNGISMIFYERFFELMILFLAACAIVFIQFKGITVLVLEVTAVILILLFFFYYKSDYVLTILEKYKTRLPLIRRIPGNFHFHKLSFKDIIPVFIITGFSLGFEFIRLFVVALAFGYTLNPILLTVFFCLSIIAGLASQIPLGVGVMEASLGYFLVLLGVASTDAMAIVLTDRMISMYFVLILGFIASKYASDQFIGDPE from the coding sequence ATGGAGCCAGCGAAAAATAACAGGAGAATTCTACAGGCGGTCCTCCTTGTTATCGGCCTGTTGATCTTGGGCTACGTTATTTACCGTTCCGGGATTATCGAGAACTACCAGGTTCTCTTCAAGGTGAACATTCCCCTCCTGCTGTTTGCATTGCTTCTGTCTCTCGGCACCGTTGCGTGGAGGATTTACCGCTGGAAATTCCTGAGCCAGAAATACAATACCACCATCAGCTGGCACGATGCCACGCTCGTGAGCGTTGCAAGTCTCTTCTATGCCAACATAACACCAGGAAAAGTTGGCGATCTCTACAAGGCTTACTATATGCAGAAGAGATATTCCATGAATTTTTTTAACGGGATCTCGATGATCTTTTACGAGCGGTTCTTCGAATTGATGATCCTCTTTCTTGCAGCCTGTGCCATTGTATTTATCCAGTTTAAGGGAATCACCGTACTTGTGCTCGAAGTAACTGCAGTTATCCTTATCCTTCTCTTCTTCTTTTATTACAAATCCGATTATGTCCTCACCATTCTTGAAAAATATAAGACAAGGCTTCCACTGATACGGAGAATCCCGGGAAATTTCCATTTCCATAAACTGTCCTTTAAGGATATCATTCCTGTCTTTATCATTACCGGCTTTTCCCTGGGCTTTGAGTTTATCCGTCTTTTTGTAGTTGCACTGGCCTTCGGGTATACCTTAAATCCCATCCTTCTCACGGTCTTCTTCTGCCTCTCCATCATTGCCGGGCTAGCATCGCAGATTCCTCTCGGGGTCGGGGTGATGGAGGCTTCCCTTGGATACTTCCTGGTACTTCTCGGCGTTGCCTCTACTGATGCTATGGCAATTGTCCTGACCGACCGGATGATATCCATGTATTTTGTACTGATCTTAGGATTCATTGCTTCGAAATATGCGTCAGACCAGTTTATCGGAGACCCTGAATGA
- a CDS encoding EF-Tu/IF-2/RF-3 family GTPase: protein MSNLTVAILAPPDYAKDLGKKGTTSDITFYNLKKGDATVTFIEPTRYPEKLSSLFYAVSMSDRAILVVDEINATFGECVLMLQSAGKANGYLILKNYIGPDQIAPLIKGTVLEHYEVIEEDMVGLREKMLDIATKQTAHQKAHESAGKGVVPVDAHFNVKGVGVVVLGSVAQGGIKKHDTLRVLPTTKTAQIRSIQKHDEDSDSAVKGDRVGLALKNIESEDLDRGFVLTNDPSVIFAETITGPAQLVKYWPAPVKEGMVIYAGHWMQFLPTRVAKVEAAGDWRMPTLTLTMEKALVYSPGARVVLHYLEGGKLRVVGFMTLP, encoded by the coding sequence ATGTCCAATCTCACAGTCGCAATCCTCGCCCCCCCGGACTATGCAAAGGATCTGGGAAAGAAGGGGACGACGAGCGATATCACTTTTTATAACCTGAAGAAAGGCGATGCAACGGTCACGTTCATCGAACCCACCCGGTATCCCGAGAAGTTATCGTCGCTCTTCTACGCGGTCTCCATGTCGGACCGGGCGATCCTGGTCGTCGACGAGATCAATGCCACATTCGGCGAGTGTGTGCTCATGCTCCAGAGCGCCGGCAAGGCGAACGGGTATCTCATCCTTAAAAATTACATCGGCCCCGATCAGATCGCCCCCCTGATCAAGGGTACCGTTCTCGAACACTACGAAGTTATCGAAGAGGACATGGTCGGCCTCCGGGAGAAGATGCTCGATATCGCGACAAAACAGACCGCCCACCAGAAAGCCCACGAGAGCGCCGGAAAAGGGGTTGTTCCTGTAGACGCCCACTTCAATGTGAAGGGCGTCGGGGTTGTTGTCCTCGGATCAGTTGCACAGGGCGGTATCAAAAAGCACGACACCCTCAGGGTCCTGCCAACCACAAAGACTGCCCAGATCCGCTCCATCCAGAAGCACGATGAAGACTCGGATTCGGCGGTGAAAGGAGACCGGGTGGGTCTCGCCCTCAAGAACATCGAGTCCGAAGATCTCGACCGGGGGTTTGTCCTGACAAACGATCCCTCTGTGATCTTCGCGGAAACCATTACCGGCCCAGCCCAGCTCGTGAAATACTGGCCCGCTCCTGTCAAGGAGGGAATGGTGATCTACGCCGGCCACTGGATGCAGTTCCTTCCCACCCGGGTGGCAAAGGTGGAAGCCGCAGGCGACTGGAGGATGCCGACTCTCACCCTTACGATGGAGAAGGCGCTCGTCTACTCCCCCGGCGCCCGGGTTGTCCTGCATTACCTCGAAGGTGGGAAACTCCGGGTAGTCGGTTTTATGACCCTCCCGTAA
- a CDS encoding LemA family protein — protein MIEWIILGIVALIIIGLILWVISIYNRFVSLRNSSEATLGQIRVAMKKRLDMIEQLLGAVKSYAKFEKETLERVTAMRASVATANPGDLNKVEAESRSIFGRLLAVAENYPDLKTSTTVTSLMDSVKSLEDEIARQRYTFNNISQEFNTMMDTIPSNFIAKMMHLVKLEYLQFEEAIKTPPKIEF, from the coding sequence ATGATCGAATGGATTATCCTGGGCATCGTTGCCCTTATTATCATCGGACTGATCCTCTGGGTGATCAGCATCTACAACCGCTTCGTCAGCCTGAGGAACTCTTCTGAGGCAACTCTCGGCCAGATCCGGGTTGCCATGAAGAAGCGGCTGGATATGATCGAACAGCTTCTCGGTGCAGTCAAGAGCTATGCCAAGTTCGAGAAAGAGACCCTTGAGCGGGTCACCGCGATGCGGGCGAGCGTTGCAACCGCAAACCCCGGCGATCTGAACAAGGTGGAGGCAGAGTCGCGTTCCATCTTCGGCCGCCTTCTCGCCGTTGCCGAGAACTATCCCGATCTTAAGACCTCGACAACGGTAACGAGTCTCATGGACTCGGTCAAAAGCCTCGAGGACGAGATCGCCCGCCAGCGTTACACCTTCAACAACATCTCGCAGGAATTCAACACGATGATGGACACCATCCCCTCGAATTTCATTGCAAAGATGATGCACCTGGTCAAGCTCGAGTACCTGCAGTTCGAGGAAGCGATCAAGACTCCGCCGAAGATCGAGTTCTAA
- a CDS encoding DUF2207 domain-containing protein: MGETKQLAVLVASCLIIGIIGLAIVTVMPPLFEGNLVVDSYVATLHEDGTLDEQYVYDVKTSGEYRMLYRIWEAPLVQNTSSRSNVRIVSVSPPSGTIGYVKDSNGQVVLFGENIVNSPEKTIQYLAETNEAGVFYPDYFNAGTYTVNEKFVVHPPIEYDGTSSHLNLKFAGERHIPYHNVRVTVPAQDTDTVFAYPPTLSVERTGDSAIITGNIAENENLAVEILSTTPDGFSQMSGFRSEVAGIEGKTGWAHFWYNLPYYAGYILNILGKIAVILVPFLLILIYNRYGREKKFTVPAYLSTIPNPSLKPWQVNLLFKGDALDLDEDGYYATLLDLHRRKKIVITEKGEEKGVEIRVLSGDNLDPYEQRVVAFIGHIAEKGVFDTAAIEALAKRAQSDTSAEEKALQYQKMLKDVTGRADSDLPGKYTVSGRDHILPLGFAGLVLFAISLILALVVPMCSYILIPAVLLWIIVVFQAAAAFAAPSTLFGQWKDDRYREKLEWDSFAHFLSDMAMIQKYSPADISMWGEWLVYGTALGVGDKVERAMKTLNIRVADTGIPVGAIGMNYAFIPLMHFTPPSHGSPGGGGFGGGGFGGGGGFGGGGAGGR; this comes from the coding sequence GTGGGCGAAACTAAACAACTTGCCGTACTTGTTGCATCCTGTCTGATAATCGGGATTATCGGTCTTGCCATAGTCACGGTAATGCCACCTCTTTTTGAAGGCAATCTGGTCGTTGATTCCTATGTCGCCACCCTGCACGAGGATGGAACCCTGGATGAGCAGTATGTTTATGATGTCAAAACTTCGGGAGAGTACCGGATGCTGTACCGGATCTGGGAAGCCCCCCTTGTCCAGAATACCAGTTCCCGCTCAAATGTGCGCATCGTCTCGGTAAGCCCACCGTCAGGGACGATCGGGTATGTCAAAGACAGTAACGGCCAGGTGGTGTTATTCGGAGAGAATATTGTAAACTCCCCGGAAAAGACCATCCAGTACCTGGCAGAGACCAATGAAGCCGGTGTTTTTTACCCGGATTATTTCAATGCGGGGACTTACACCGTCAATGAAAAATTTGTGGTCCATCCCCCCATTGAGTACGATGGCACGTCGTCGCATCTCAACCTGAAGTTTGCCGGGGAGCGGCATATTCCCTATCACAATGTCAGGGTTACCGTGCCTGCACAGGACACTGACACGGTCTTTGCATATCCCCCGACCCTCAGTGTTGAAAGAACCGGGGATTCAGCAATTATTACAGGGAATATCGCAGAAAATGAGAATCTTGCAGTCGAGATCCTGAGTACTACCCCCGACGGGTTCTCCCAGATGTCCGGTTTCAGGAGCGAGGTGGCGGGTATTGAAGGAAAGACCGGGTGGGCACACTTCTGGTATAACCTTCCCTACTATGCCGGGTATATCCTGAATATTCTCGGGAAGATTGCGGTGATCCTTGTCCCGTTCCTCCTCATCCTGATCTATAACCGGTACGGGAGGGAGAAGAAATTCACTGTTCCTGCCTATCTCAGCACTATCCCGAATCCATCCCTCAAACCCTGGCAGGTGAATCTCCTCTTCAAGGGAGATGCACTGGACCTCGATGAAGACGGCTATTATGCCACGCTTCTCGATCTCCACCGGAGAAAGAAGATTGTCATAACAGAAAAGGGGGAAGAAAAAGGCGTCGAGATCCGTGTCCTGTCCGGTGATAACCTGGATCCCTACGAACAGCGGGTGGTGGCATTCATCGGCCATATTGCAGAAAAAGGGGTGTTTGATACTGCGGCGATCGAGGCCCTGGCAAAGCGTGCACAATCCGATACATCCGCCGAGGAGAAAGCCCTGCAATACCAGAAGATGTTAAAGGATGTGACCGGGCGGGCAGATTCGGATCTTCCCGGAAAATATACCGTCAGCGGCCGGGACCACATCCTGCCTTTGGGCTTCGCAGGTCTGGTATTGTTTGCCATCAGCCTTATCCTTGCCCTTGTCGTCCCGATGTGTTCGTACATCCTCATCCCGGCAGTTCTCCTCTGGATAATCGTGGTGTTCCAGGCGGCTGCGGCGTTTGCAGCTCCTTCAACGCTCTTCGGGCAATGGAAAGACGACCGGTACCGTGAGAAACTGGAATGGGACTCGTTTGCCCATTTCCTCTCGGACATGGCCATGATCCAGAAATACAGCCCTGCCGACATCTCCATGTGGGGCGAATGGCTCGTATACGGAACGGCGCTCGGCGTGGGTGACAAGGTGGAACGGGCAATGAAAACCCTCAACATCCGTGTAGCGGACACCGGTATTCCTGTTGGTGCCATTGGTATGAACTACGCGTTTATCCCGCTGATGCATTTTACCCCTCCCAGTCATGGGAGCCCGGGAGGCGGAGGGTTTGGCGGTGGCGGATTCGGAGGAGGCGGAGGGTTTGGCGGTGGGGGGGCCGGAGGACGATAA
- a CDS encoding PPC domain-containing DNA-binding protein, translating to MQYTEGQLGRVFMVRIDDGEDMLESLHRFVREKSVHAGSILFLGALMNGRMVTGPEEPVIPVVPHFVLFEGGWEVFGLGTIYTGESGPHIHYHASVGRSGHALTGCLREEAVTYLIVEAIVMEFTGLSARREFDQKTQLHLPVLGKGPQVTEKREEERASSPKSASPKPEKKEEASELPGGLADIIRDLTRRPSS from the coding sequence ATGCAGTATACAGAAGGGCAGCTCGGGAGGGTCTTCATGGTGAGGATCGATGACGGGGAGGACATGCTTGAGTCCCTGCATCGTTTCGTCCGGGAGAAAAGTGTCCATGCAGGATCTATTCTTTTCCTTGGCGCGCTGATGAACGGGCGGATGGTGACCGGTCCCGAGGAACCCGTCATTCCCGTGGTTCCCCATTTTGTCCTGTTTGAAGGTGGCTGGGAAGTGTTTGGTCTGGGGACGATATATACCGGGGAAAGCGGCCCCCATATCCATTATCACGCATCGGTTGGCCGGTCCGGTCACGCGCTCACCGGATGCCTCCGGGAGGAAGCCGTGACCTACCTTATCGTTGAAGCAATAGTAATGGAGTTTACCGGTCTCTCCGCCCGCAGGGAGTTTGACCAGAAGACCCAGCTCCACCTCCCGGTACTGGGCAAAGGACCCCAGGTCACCGAAAAACGCGAGGAAGAGCGGGCGTCCAGCCCGAAATCTGCGTCCCCCAAACCCGAGAAGAAAGAAGAGGCAAGCGAACTGCCGGGCGGACTTGCCGATATCATCCGCGATCTCACGAGGCGCCCCTCATCTTGA